From Mycobacterium lacus, one genomic window encodes:
- a CDS encoding WhiB family transcriptional regulator, whose translation MPQPEHLPGPNADIWNWQLQGLCRGVDSSMFFHPDGERGRARMQREQRAKEMCRRCPVIEECRSHALDVGEPYGVWGGLSESERDLLLKGTIGRSRGIRRTA comes from the coding sequence ATGCCACAGCCGGAGCACCTACCTGGACCCAACGCCGACATCTGGAACTGGCAATTGCAAGGCCTGTGCCGAGGCGTTGACTCGTCGATGTTCTTCCATCCCGACGGTGAGCGGGGTCGTGCCCGCATGCAACGCGAGCAGCGAGCCAAGGAGATGTGCCGACGCTGCCCAGTGATCGAGGAATGCCGCTCCCATGCGCTGGACGTCGGCGAGCCGTACGGCGTTTGGGGTGGCCTGTCCGAATCCGAGCGCGACCTACTCCTCAAGGGCACGATCGGCCGCAGCCGCGGCATCCGCCGCACCGCCTGA
- the guaB gene encoding IMP dehydrogenase, which translates to MSRGMSNLEDSPDLVVSPYLRGAPVSGLADDQVPTGGDNPHKVAMLGLTFDDVLLLPAASDVVPATADTSSQLTKRIRLKVPLVSSAMDTVTESRMAIAMARAGGMGVLHRNLPVAEQAGQVEMVKRSEAGMVTDPVTCRPDNTLAQVDALCARFRISGLPVVDDDGALVGIITNRDMRFEVDQSKQVSEVMTKAPLITAQEGVSASAALGLLRRNKIEKLPVVDGHGRLTGLITVKDFVKTEQHPLATKDSDGRLLVGAAVGVGGDAWVRAMMLVDAGVDVLVVDTAHAHNRLVLDMVNKLKLEVGGRVEVIGGNVATRAAAAALVEAGADAVKVGVGPGSICTTRVVAGVGAPQITAILEAVAVCGPAGVPVIADGGLQYSGDIAKALAAGASTAMLGSLLAGTAEAPGELIFVNGKQYKSYRGMGSLAAMQGRGGGKSYSKDRYFADDALSEDKLVPEGIEGRVPFRGPLSSVIHQLTGGLRAAMGYTGSPTIEVLQQAQFVRITPAGLKESHPHDVAMTVEAPNYYAR; encoded by the coding sequence ATGTCCCGTGGCATGTCCAACCTAGAAGACAGCCCCGACCTGGTTGTCAGTCCATACCTGCGGGGCGCTCCCGTTTCAGGCCTAGCGGATGACCAGGTGCCAACCGGTGGCGACAACCCGCACAAGGTGGCGATGCTGGGGCTGACTTTCGACGACGTTCTGTTGCTGCCCGCGGCGTCGGATGTGGTGCCGGCCACCGCGGACACCTCCAGTCAGCTCACCAAGAGGATCCGGCTCAAGGTGCCGTTGGTCAGCTCGGCGATGGACACCGTCACCGAGTCACGGATGGCGATCGCGATGGCCCGCGCGGGCGGCATGGGTGTGCTGCACCGCAACCTGCCCGTGGCCGAACAAGCCGGTCAGGTCGAGATGGTGAAGAGATCCGAGGCCGGCATGGTCACCGATCCGGTCACCTGTCGTCCGGACAACACCCTGGCGCAGGTCGATGCGCTGTGCGCGCGGTTCCGGATCTCCGGCCTGCCCGTCGTCGACGACGACGGCGCGCTGGTCGGCATCATCACCAATCGTGACATGCGGTTCGAGGTCGACCAGTCCAAGCAGGTCTCGGAGGTGATGACCAAAGCCCCGCTGATCACCGCCCAGGAGGGCGTCAGCGCGTCGGCGGCGTTGGGCCTGTTGCGCCGCAACAAGATCGAGAAGTTGCCGGTGGTCGACGGCCACGGCCGGCTGACCGGACTGATCACCGTCAAAGACTTCGTCAAGACCGAACAACACCCGTTGGCCACCAAGGACAGCGACGGCCGGCTGCTGGTGGGTGCCGCCGTCGGCGTCGGCGGCGACGCCTGGGTGCGCGCGATGATGCTGGTCGACGCCGGGGTCGACGTGTTGGTCGTCGACACCGCGCACGCGCACAACCGGCTAGTGCTCGACATGGTCAACAAGCTCAAACTCGAAGTCGGTGGCCGCGTCGAGGTGATCGGCGGCAACGTCGCCACCAGGGCCGCGGCGGCGGCCTTGGTCGAGGCCGGCGCCGACGCGGTGAAGGTCGGCGTGGGGCCCGGGTCGATCTGCACCACCCGGGTGGTGGCCGGCGTCGGCGCGCCGCAGATCACCGCGATCCTGGAGGCCGTCGCGGTGTGCGGGCCGGCGGGGGTGCCCGTGATCGCCGACGGCGGATTGCAGTACTCCGGCGATATCGCCAAGGCGCTGGCGGCGGGGGCGTCGACCGCCATGCTGGGCTCGCTGTTGGCCGGCACCGCCGAGGCGCCCGGCGAGCTGATCTTCGTCAACGGCAAGCAGTACAAGAGCTACCGCGGCATGGGGTCGCTGGCGGCCATGCAGGGCCGGGGCGGGGGCAAGTCCTACTCCAAGGACCGCTACTTCGCCGACGACGCGCTCTCCGAGGACAAGCTGGTCCCCGAGGGGATCGAGGGCCGGGTGCCGTTTCGGGGCCCGCTGTCGTCGGTCATCCACCAGCTGACGGGCGGTCTCCGCGCCGCGATGGGTTACACCGGCTCGCCCACCATCGAGGTGCTGCAGCAGGCGCAGTTCGTCCGGATCACGCCGGCGGGCCTCAAAGAGAGTCACCCGCACGACGTCGCGATGACCGTCGAAGCGCCCAACTACTACGCGCGCTGA
- a CDS encoding TauD/TfdA dioxygenase family protein: MSASDRLVVVQKLGSRIGAEVSGVRLGGDLVPAAVAEIRAALLTHKVIFFRNQRHLDDAQQLAFAGLLGTPIGHPAAAAMAPNAPIITPINSEFGKANRWHTDVTFAANYPAASVLRAVTLPSYGGSTLWASTVAAYQQLPEPLKRLTECLWAVHTNRYDYAATDTMTDNERAFRQAFEKPDFRTEHPVVRVHPETGERSLLAGDFVRSFVGLDSYESSVLFELLQRRITMPENTIRWNWEPGDVAIWDNRATQHRAIDDYDDQHRLMHRVTLMGDVPVNVHGERSRVVSGTPLAIAS, from the coding sequence ATGTCCGCGTCAGACCGACTCGTAGTCGTGCAGAAGCTGGGTAGCCGGATCGGTGCCGAGGTCAGCGGAGTGCGTCTCGGTGGCGACCTGGTACCGGCCGCGGTCGCCGAGATCCGCGCGGCACTGTTGACCCACAAGGTGATCTTCTTCCGCAACCAGCGCCACCTCGACGATGCCCAGCAGCTCGCGTTCGCCGGGCTGCTGGGCACCCCGATCGGCCACCCGGCTGCCGCCGCCATGGCCCCGAACGCGCCGATCATCACACCGATCAACTCCGAGTTCGGCAAGGCGAACCGCTGGCACACCGACGTCACATTCGCCGCGAACTACCCCGCGGCCTCCGTCCTGCGCGCCGTCACGCTGCCCAGCTACGGCGGGTCGACGCTGTGGGCCTCGACGGTGGCGGCCTACCAGCAGCTGCCCGAACCGCTCAAGCGCTTGACCGAGTGCTTGTGGGCGGTGCACACCAACCGCTACGACTACGCCGCCACGGACACCATGACCGACAACGAGCGGGCGTTTCGCCAGGCATTCGAGAAGCCCGACTTCCGCACCGAACATCCCGTCGTGCGGGTGCACCCGGAGACCGGTGAGCGCAGCCTGCTGGCGGGAGACTTCGTGCGCAGTTTCGTCGGCCTGGACAGCTATGAGTCGAGCGTGCTGTTCGAACTGCTGCAACGGCGAATCACCATGCCCGAGAACACCATCCGTTGGAACTGGGAGCCGGGAGACGTCGCCATCTGGGACAACCGGGCAACCCAGCACCGCGCCATCGACGACTACGACGACCAGCATCGGCTCATGCACCGGGTCACCCTGATGGGCGACGTGCCCGTCAACGTGCACGGCGAGCGCAGCCGCGTGGTCAGCGGAACACCGCTGGCGATAGCAAGCTAG
- a CDS encoding DUF5319 domain-containing protein, translating into MRDHLPPGLPPDPFADDPCDPSAALEAVEPGQPLDQQERMAVEADLADLAVYETLLAHKGIRGLVVCCDECQQDHYHDWDMLRANLLQLLIDGTVRPHEPAYDPEPDAYVTWDYCRGYADASLNEATSDADGFHRRH; encoded by the coding sequence GTGCGAGACCACCTCCCGCCGGGTTTGCCACCCGATCCGTTCGCCGATGACCCGTGTGACCCGTCGGCGGCGTTGGAAGCCGTCGAACCGGGGCAGCCGCTGGATCAGCAGGAACGAATGGCGGTGGAGGCCGACTTGGCCGATCTTGCCGTTTACGAAACTCTGTTGGCGCACAAGGGAATTCGCGGACTTGTGGTGTGCTGCGACGAGTGTCAGCAAGACCACTACCACGACTGGGACATGTTGCGGGCCAACCTACTGCAGTTGCTGATCGACGGCACCGTCCGCCCGCACGAGCCGGCCTATGACCCCGAGCCCGACGCCTATGTGACGTGGGACTACTGCCGGGGATATGCCGACGCCTCGCTCAACGAAGCGACGTCGGACGCGGACGGGTTTCACCGGCGTCACTGA
- a CDS encoding GMC oxidoreductase, whose amino-acid sequence MKLDFDVLIIGSGFGGSVSALRLTEKGYRVGVLEAGRRFADEEFAKTSWDLRKFLWAPRLGCYGIQRIHPLRNVMILAGAGVGGGSLNYANTLYVPPDPFFDDRQWSHITDWRSELMPHYQQAQRMLGVVDNPTFTDADRIVKEVADEMGFGDTWVPTPVGVFFGPDGTKAPGVTVPDPYFGGAGPARTGCLECGCCMTGCRHGAKNTLLKNYLGLAESAGAQVIPMTTVKAFQQRLDGLWEVRTVRTGSWLRRDRRTFTATHLILAAGTWGTQHLLFKMRDRGRLPRLSERLGVLTRTNSESIVGAATLKVNPDLDLTHGVAITSSIHPTPDTHIEPVRYGKGSNAMGLLQTLMTDGTGPEGTDLPRWRQLLNQAGENPRLMLRLLNPRKWSERTVIALVMQHLDNSITTLTKRGKLGIRWYTSKQGHGEPNPTWIPIGNQVTRRIAAKIDGVAGGTWGELFNIPLTAHFLGGAVIGEDPEHGVIDPYHRVYGYPTLFVVDGAAISANLGVNPSLSIAAQAERAASLWPNKGSDDQRPRQGDPYRRLDPIQPEHPVVPAGAPGALRWLPIDPVSNAG is encoded by the coding sequence GTGAAGCTGGATTTTGACGTCCTGATTATCGGTTCGGGTTTCGGCGGCAGTGTCAGCGCGCTGCGGCTGACTGAAAAGGGCTACCGCGTGGGCGTGTTGGAGGCCGGGCGGCGCTTCGCCGACGAGGAGTTTGCCAAGACGTCCTGGGACCTGCGCAAGTTCCTGTGGGCGCCGCGGCTGGGCTGCTATGGCATCCAACGGATCCACCCGCTGCGCAACGTGATGATCCTGGCCGGCGCCGGGGTGGGCGGCGGCTCGCTGAATTACGCCAACACGTTGTATGTGCCGCCCGACCCGTTCTTCGACGACCGGCAGTGGTCGCACATCACCGACTGGCGTTCCGAACTGATGCCGCACTACCAACAGGCGCAGCGGATGCTGGGCGTGGTGGATAACCCGACCTTCACCGACGCCGACCGCATCGTCAAGGAGGTCGCCGACGAGATGGGGTTCGGTGACACGTGGGTGCCGACGCCGGTCGGCGTGTTCTTTGGTCCCGACGGCACCAAGGCGCCGGGCGTGACGGTGCCCGATCCGTATTTCGGCGGCGCGGGTCCGGCGCGCACTGGCTGCCTGGAATGCGGCTGCTGTATGACGGGCTGCCGGCACGGGGCCAAGAACACCCTGCTGAAGAACTACTTAGGTCTCGCGGAATCAGCAGGTGCACAAGTGATTCCGATGACGACGGTGAAAGCGTTCCAGCAGCGGCTCGACGGGTTGTGGGAGGTCCGCACCGTGCGCACCGGCAGTTGGCTGCGCCGGGACCGCCGGACGTTTACCGCGACGCACCTGATTCTGGCCGCGGGCACCTGGGGAACCCAGCACCTGCTGTTCAAGATGCGCGATCGGGGTCGCCTTCCTCGTCTCTCGGAGCGCCTGGGCGTTCTTACCCGGACCAATTCGGAGTCGATCGTCGGCGCCGCGACGTTGAAGGTCAACCCGGATCTGGACCTGACTCACGGCGTGGCGATCACGTCGTCGATTCACCCGACGCCGGACACCCACATCGAACCCGTTCGTTACGGCAAGGGCTCCAACGCGATGGGGCTGCTGCAGACCCTGATGACCGATGGCACCGGACCCGAGGGTACCGACCTGCCGCGGTGGAGGCAGTTGCTGAACCAAGCCGGGGAGAATCCGCGCCTCATGTTGCGGTTGCTCAATCCCCGGAAGTGGAGCGAGCGCACGGTGATCGCGCTGGTGATGCAGCACCTGGACAACTCGATCACCACGCTCACCAAGCGGGGGAAGCTGGGTATCCGCTGGTACACCAGCAAGCAGGGACACGGCGAGCCGAACCCGACGTGGATCCCGATCGGCAACCAGGTCACCCGCCGGATCGCCGCCAAGATCGACGGCGTCGCCGGCGGAACCTGGGGCGAGCTGTTCAACATCCCGCTGACCGCGCACTTTCTCGGCGGGGCGGTGATCGGCGAGGACCCCGAGCACGGGGTCATCGACCCTTATCACCGGGTGTACGGCTATCCGACGCTGTTCGTGGTGGACGGTGCCGCGATCTCGGCGAACCTGGGTGTCAACCCCTCGCTGTCCATCGCTGCGCAAGCCGAGCGGGCCGCCTCGCTATGGCCGAACAAGGGCTCCGACGATCAGCGGCCGCGGCAAGGCGACCCGTACCGGCGGTTGGATCCGATCCAGCCCGAGCATCCGGTGGTACCCGCGGGCGCGCCGGGCGCGCTGCGGTGGCTGCCGATCGACCCGGTCAGCAATGCGGGCTAG
- a CDS encoding glycoside hydrolase family 65 protein has protein sequence MITEEAFPVEPWQVRETRLDLNLLAQSESLFALSNGHIGLRGNLDEGEPYGLPGTYLNSFYEIRPLPYAEAGYGYPEAGQTIVDVTNGKILRLLVDDEPFDVRYGELISHERVLDLRAGTLTRRAHWRSPAGHQVKVVSTRLVSLAQRGVAAIEYVVEAVETFVRVTVQSELVTNEDQPRTSDDPRVSAILEHPLEAVEHENTERGALLMHRTRSSALMMAAAMDHEIDVPGRVEFTTDARPDLARTTVICGLRPGQQLRIVKYVAYSWSSMRSRPALRDQVAAALHGARYSGWHGLVASQRAYLDDFWESADVEVEGDPESQQAVRFGLFHLLQASARAERRAIPSKGLTGTGYDGHAFWDTEGFVLPVLTYTLPHAAADALRWRASTLDLAKERAAELGLDGASFPWRTIRGQECSGYWPAGTAAWHINADIAMAFERYRIVTGDHSLEEDCGLAVHIETARLWISLGHHDRHGVWHLDGVTGPDEYTAVVRDNVFTNLMAAHNLVTAADACLRHPEAAEAMGVTTEEMAAWRDAADAVNIPYDAELGVHQQCEGFTTLAEWDFEANTTYPLLLHEAYVRLYPAQVIKQADLVLAMQWQSHAFTPEQKARNVDYYERRMVRDSSLSACTQAVMCAEVGHLELAHDYAYEAALIDLRDLHRNTRDGLHMASLAGAWTALVAGFGGLRDDEGVLSIDPQLPDGLTRLRFRLRWRGFRLTADVNHATVTYTLRDGPGAELTIRHAGEDLTLTSGSSTTIAVRARKPLLPPPPQPPGREPVHRRAMSR, from the coding sequence TTTGCCTTGTCCAACGGGCACATTGGACTGCGCGGCAACCTCGACGAGGGCGAGCCGTACGGCCTGCCGGGCACCTATCTGAACTCGTTCTACGAAATTCGGCCACTGCCCTACGCCGAAGCCGGATACGGGTATCCGGAGGCCGGCCAGACCATCGTCGACGTCACCAACGGCAAGATCCTGCGTCTGTTGGTCGACGACGAGCCGTTCGACGTCCGGTACGGCGAATTGATTTCCCACGAGCGGGTCCTGGATCTGCGCGCGGGGACGCTGACCCGGCGCGCGCACTGGCGCTCGCCGGCGGGCCACCAGGTCAAAGTGGTGTCCACCCGCCTGGTGTCGCTGGCACAGCGCGGGGTCGCGGCCATCGAATACGTGGTCGAGGCGGTCGAGACCTTCGTCCGCGTGACGGTGCAGTCCGAACTCGTCACCAACGAGGACCAACCGCGGACCTCGGATGACCCGCGGGTGTCGGCCATCCTGGAGCACCCGCTCGAGGCCGTCGAGCACGAAAACACCGAGCGGGGAGCGCTTCTCATGCACCGGACCCGCAGCAGCGCCCTGATGATGGCCGCGGCGATGGATCACGAGATCGACGTTCCCGGACGGGTCGAGTTCACCACCGACGCGCGCCCGGACCTGGCCCGGACCACTGTGATCTGCGGGCTGCGCCCGGGACAGCAGCTGCGCATCGTCAAGTACGTCGCGTATAGCTGGTCAAGCATGCGTTCCCGTCCGGCGCTGCGTGACCAGGTAGCCGCGGCGCTGCATGGCGCCCGCTACAGCGGATGGCACGGGCTGGTGGCCTCGCAGCGTGCCTACCTCGACGACTTTTGGGAGAGCGCGGACGTCGAGGTCGAGGGCGACCCGGAATCCCAGCAGGCGGTGCGGTTCGGGCTGTTTCACCTGCTGCAGGCCAGCGCGCGCGCCGAACGCCGCGCGATCCCCAGCAAGGGGCTCACCGGAACGGGGTACGACGGCCACGCCTTTTGGGACACCGAGGGTTTCGTGCTGCCGGTGCTGACCTACACCCTGCCGCACGCGGCCGCCGACGCGCTGCGGTGGCGGGCCTCGACGCTCGACCTCGCCAAAGAGCGGGCCGCCGAACTCGGCCTCGACGGCGCCAGTTTTCCCTGGCGAACCATCCGCGGGCAGGAGTGCTCGGGCTACTGGCCGGCCGGCACCGCGGCCTGGCACATCAACGCCGACATCGCGATGGCCTTCGAGCGGTACCGCATCGTCACCGGCGACCACTCGCTGGAGGAAGACTGCGGCCTGGCGGTGCACATCGAGACCGCCCGGCTGTGGATCTCGCTCGGGCACCATGACCGGCACGGCGTCTGGCACCTGGACGGGGTCACCGGCCCGGACGAGTACACGGCCGTCGTCCGCGACAACGTGTTCACCAACTTGATGGCGGCGCACAATCTGGTCACCGCCGCCGATGCCTGCCTGCGCCACCCCGAGGCGGCCGAGGCGATGGGCGTCACGACCGAGGAGATGGCCGCCTGGCGCGACGCCGCCGACGCCGTCAACATCCCCTACGACGCGGAGCTGGGTGTGCATCAGCAATGCGAGGGGTTCACCACCCTCGCCGAGTGGGATTTCGAGGCAAACACGACCTACCCGTTACTGCTGCACGAGGCCTATGTGCGGCTCTATCCCGCGCAGGTGATCAAGCAGGCCGACCTGGTGCTGGCAATGCAGTGGCAGAGCCACGCGTTCACACCCGAACAGAAGGCGCGCAACGTCGACTACTACGAGCGGCGCATGGTTCGCGACTCGTCGCTGTCGGCCTGCACCCAAGCGGTGATGTGCGCCGAGGTCGGGCATCTGGAGCTGGCCCATGACTACGCCTACGAGGCCGCGCTGATCGACCTGCGCGATCTGCACCGGAACACCCGCGACGGGTTGCACATGGCCTCGTTGGCCGGGGCGTGGACGGCCTTGGTCGCGGGCTTTGGTGGCCTGCGCGACGACGAGGGCGTCCTGTCCATCGATCCCCAACTGCCCGATGGCCTGACGCGCCTGCGGTTCCGCCTGCGCTGGCGCGGTTTTCGGCTCACCGCCGACGTCAACCACGCCACCGTCACCTACACCCTGCGCGACGGACCCGGCGCGGAGCTGACCATCCGGCACGCCGGTGAAGATCTCACGCTGACCAGCGGCTCGTCGACGACCATCGCGGTGCGTGCCCGTAAGCCCCTGCTGCCGCCACCGCCACAGCCGCCGGGCCGCGAGCCCGTACACCGCCGGGCCATGTCCCGGTGA
- the sigD gene encoding ECF RNA polymerase sigma factor SigD, producing MTIERERLDAVVAEAVAGDRNALREVLETIRPIVVRYCRARVGTVERGGLSADDVAQEVCLATITALPRYRDRGRPFLAFLYGIAAHKVADAHRAAGRDLAYPAESVPERRSVDAGPEQMAIEADSVTRMNELLEILPAKQREILILRVVVGLSAEETAAAVGSTTGAVRVAQHRALQRLKDEIVAAGDYA from the coding sequence ATGACAATTGAACGGGAACGTCTCGACGCTGTGGTTGCGGAGGCCGTGGCAGGGGACCGGAATGCGCTTCGGGAGGTGCTGGAGACCATCCGCCCGATTGTCGTGCGCTATTGCCGAGCGCGAGTCGGCACCGTCGAGCGGGGTGGCCTGTCGGCAGATGATGTGGCACAGGAGGTGTGCTTGGCCACCATAACGGCGTTGCCGCGGTACCGGGATCGAGGACGACCGTTCCTGGCCTTCCTGTACGGCATCGCAGCGCACAAGGTCGCCGACGCGCATCGGGCCGCGGGTCGTGACCTGGCCTATCCCGCTGAGTCGGTTCCGGAGCGCCGGTCGGTTGACGCCGGCCCCGAGCAGATGGCCATCGAGGCCGATTCGGTCACCCGGATGAACGAATTGCTCGAGATCTTGCCGGCCAAGCAACGCGAGATCCTCATCCTGCGCGTGGTCGTCGGACTGTCCGCCGAAGAGACCGCCGCCGCCGTCGGCAGCACCACCGGAGCGGTCCGGGTGGCCCAGCATCGCGCACTTCAGCGACTGAAGGACGAAATTGTGGCGGCAGGTGACTATGCGTAA
- a CDS encoding anti-sigma-D factor RsdA, translating to MRNSGPDFGYALGDEPALDELARTDLLLDALAERAEVDCDDPYDLHDQALVALLGDWRDDLRWPPASALVSQEEAVEALRTGIAGRQRARRGLAAVGSVAASLLLLSGFGAVVADARPGDLLYGLHAMMFNGPRVNDDQIVLSAKADLAKVQQLIAEGQWARAQDQLAEVSSSVQAVNDGGRRQDLMDEVNLLNTKVESRNPNATLPPGALPHSQAVTPPGPAVNTWIPLVPGTEPPTPPSAVEPPTSSGVPDGTATPAPTGPEASATSTSTPASGANASTTSPSPSTTGSSSSSEPKQQPSPSSLTPTSPAAAATSPGPAPGTSTQPADAAPNPPSPAAQTSGQAAPTTTAASPIPVGVQ from the coding sequence ATGCGTAATTCGGGGCCTGATTTTGGTTATGCCCTCGGCGACGAACCGGCTTTGGACGAGTTGGCGCGAACCGATCTGCTGCTCGACGCGCTCGCCGAACGCGCGGAGGTTGATTGCGACGATCCCTACGACCTCCACGATCAAGCGCTGGTCGCCCTGCTGGGTGACTGGCGCGACGACTTGAGGTGGCCACCGGCCAGCGCACTGGTCTCGCAGGAGGAGGCCGTCGAAGCACTGCGTACCGGCATAGCCGGCCGCCAGCGGGCCCGTCGCGGCTTGGCGGCGGTCGGGTCGGTGGCCGCCTCGCTTTTGCTGCTGAGCGGGTTCGGCGCCGTGGTGGCCGACGCCCGCCCCGGGGACTTGCTGTATGGCCTGCACGCGATGATGTTCAACGGACCGCGGGTCAATGACGACCAGATTGTGTTGTCCGCCAAGGCCGATCTGGCGAAGGTCCAGCAACTGATCGCCGAAGGCCAATGGGCCCGGGCCCAGGATCAGCTGGCAGAGGTGAGCAGCAGCGTGCAGGCCGTCAACGACGGCGGCCGCAGGCAGGACCTGATGGACGAGGTCAATCTGCTGAACACGAAGGTGGAGTCACGCAATCCGAACGCGACGCTGCCGCCTGGCGCGCTGCCTCATTCGCAGGCCGTCACCCCGCCCGGCCCGGCGGTGAACACGTGGATCCCGCTGGTTCCCGGGACCGAGCCGCCGACACCGCCGTCTGCGGTCGAGCCGCCGACGTCGTCGGGGGTCCCGGACGGCACCGCGACACCGGCGCCGACCGGTCCGGAGGCCTCGGCCACTTCGACTTCGACTCCTGCGTCGGGGGCCAATGCCAGCACCACTTCTCCATCTCCGAGCACCACTGGAAGCTCGTCATCCTCGGAGCCGAAACAACAGCCGTCCCCGTCGTCGCTGACGCCGACCTCGCCGGCCGCGGCGGCGACATCTCCCGGTCCGGCGCCGGGCACGTCAACCCAACCCGCCGACGCGGCCCCCAACCCGCCGAGTCCTGCGGCGCAGACATCGGGTCAGGCCGCGCCCACGACAACGGCGGCCAGCCCCATACCGGTGGGCGTTCAGTGA
- a CDS encoding TetR/AcrR family transcriptional regulator, whose product MTTRPSTMRRATPTGREEVAAAILRAATDLFAERGPAATSIRDIAARSRVNHGLVFRHFGTKDQLVGAVLDHLGARLADLLHTGAPDDVVDKALDQQMRVLARSLLDGYPAGQLQKRFPNVAEMLARVRPRHDSLTNARLAVANSLALQLGWRLFAPMLCAATGIEGLSEAELRQAVIAEAARILEPH is encoded by the coding sequence ATGACTACACGCCCGTCAACCATGCGCCGGGCGACGCCCACCGGGCGGGAAGAAGTGGCGGCGGCGATCCTTCGGGCCGCCACCGACCTGTTCGCCGAGCGCGGACCCGCGGCGACGTCGATCCGCGACATCGCCGCCCGATCGAGAGTGAACCACGGACTCGTGTTTCGTCACTTCGGCACCAAGGACCAGCTCGTTGGGGCTGTGCTCGATCATTTGGGTGCCAGGCTGGCCGACCTGCTGCACACCGGGGCGCCCGACGATGTCGTCGACAAAGCGCTCGACCAGCAGATGCGGGTTTTGGCCCGGTCGCTGCTCGACGGCTATCCGGCCGGCCAGCTGCAGAAGCGCTTTCCCAACGTTGCCGAGATGCTTGCCCGGGTGCGCCCGCGCCACGACAGCCTCACCAATGCGCGGCTGGCGGTCGCCAATTCCCTTGCGCTGCAACTCGGTTGGCGGCTATTTGCGCCCATGCTGTGCGCGGCGACGGGTATCGAGGGCCTATCGGAGGCCGAGCTGCGTCAGGCCGTGATCGCCGAGGCGGCCCGGATCCTCGAACCGCACTAG
- a CDS encoding GuaB3 family IMP dehydrogenase-related protein, translating to MVEIGMGRTARRTYELSEISIVPSRRTRSSKDVSTAWQLDAYRFEIPVVAHPTDALVSPEFAIELGKLGGLGVLNGEGLIGRHADVGAKIAQLVEAAEKEPEPSAAIRLLQELHAAPLDPDLLGAAVARIREAGVTTAVRLSPQNAQALTPVLLQAGIDLLVIQGTIVSAERVASDGEPLNLKTFIAELDVPVVAGGVLDHRTALHLMRTGAAGVIVGYGSTQGVTTTDEVLGISVPMATAIADAAAARREYLDETGGRYVHVLADGDIHTSGELAKAIACGADAVVLGTPLAGSAEALGQGWFWPAAAAHPSLPRGALLQIALGERPPLRQILNGPSDDPFGTLNLVGGLRRSMAKAGYCDLKEFQKVGLTVGG from the coding sequence ATGGTCGAGATCGGCATGGGCCGCACCGCCCGCCGCACCTACGAACTCAGCGAAATCAGCATCGTGCCGTCGCGCCGCACTCGCTCGTCGAAGGACGTGTCGACCGCGTGGCAGCTGGACGCGTACCGGTTCGAGATCCCCGTGGTGGCACACCCGACCGACGCGTTGGTGTCGCCGGAGTTCGCGATCGAACTCGGGAAGCTGGGCGGGCTGGGCGTGCTCAACGGTGAGGGCCTGATCGGCCGGCATGCCGATGTCGGGGCCAAGATCGCGCAGCTCGTCGAGGCGGCCGAAAAGGAGCCCGAACCGTCGGCGGCGATCCGGCTGCTGCAGGAGCTGCACGCGGCACCGCTAGATCCCGATCTGCTGGGCGCCGCGGTGGCCCGCATCCGGGAGGCCGGCGTGACCACCGCGGTGCGGCTCAGCCCGCAAAACGCCCAGGCGCTGACACCGGTGCTGCTGCAGGCCGGTATCGACCTGCTGGTCATCCAGGGCACGATCGTCTCCGCCGAGCGGGTGGCCAGCGATGGCGAGCCGCTCAACCTGAAAACCTTCATCGCCGAGCTCGACGTCCCCGTGGTTGCCGGCGGCGTGCTCGACCACCGCACCGCGCTGCACCTGATGCGCACCGGAGCGGCTGGCGTCATCGTCGGCTACGGCTCCACCCAGGGGGTGACCACCACCGACGAGGTGCTGGGCATCAGCGTCCCGATGGCCACCGCGATCGCCGACGCCGCCGCCGCGCGGCGCGAATACCTCGACGAGACCGGCGGCCGCTATGTGCACGTGCTGGCCGACGGCGATATCCACACCTCCGGCGAGCTGGCCAAGGCCATCGCCTGCGGCGCCGACGCGGTGGTGCTGGGCACGCCGTTGGCGGGATCGGCCGAGGCGCTCGGTCAAGGGTGGTTCTGGCCGGCCGCGGCGGCGCACCCGTCGTTGCCGCGCGGGGCGTTGCTGCAGATTGCGCTCGGCGAGCGGCCGCCGCTTCGGCAGATCCTCAACGGGCCGTCCGACGACCCCTTCGGCACCCTGAACCTGGTCGGCGGTCTGCGCCGGTCGATGGCCAAGGCCGGTTATTGCGACCTCAAGGAGTTCCAGAAGGTCGGCTTGACGGTCGGCGGCTGA